In one Echinicola marina genomic region, the following are encoded:
- a CDS encoding NPCBM/NEW2 domain-containing protein has translation MSHYLKFKISLSIVLFVLLVFCSRAQTITELQELDITSGQQTYAAPVKDQSVTGEALSVAGERFSKGIGVHSRSVIKIKLNNARHFSAKIGINDSDIDYAAESVKTIPLTDGKRIFYDVTETQKQFLGVEGEAGKVDQGTVVFKLMHNGKEIYNSGLVRGGDVAKEVDLDVKGGLLEMVVEDAGDGESGDHAVWINPSIEYFEIAPIIVPVDFAVEKIEQTNEVREHLMKQLAELPEVTMPLPQPEYDWLVDHSKANAAVYRNEDNRIVLSNGLIARVFALSPNLATVDYINQMTGESLLRAVSNEGVLTIDGKSIEIGGLSKQREYGYTLMKWVESLSATKNSFQIQDFEVKAITDRLQWKQVRWAMNKEMPGGKELVFTLVKDAIVVKVHYALYDGIPTLSKWIEMINEGELLVQLNSFKLEQLAMVEGENLVDIPSYWVKPNIHIETDYAFGAMQQKTSDQTTYWEKDPRYTSQTNYPMSVPCLLEVKPPLGPDTGIPVGGSLTTFRVWEMPMDTREQERQGLFKRKMYRSISPWTTENPIFLHLTSTDPEVVKTAVDQCAEVGYEMIILSFGSGMNMEDESPENYAKFRALREYANSKGIELGGYSLLSSRWISEEVDVINPKTGKRGGMIFGSSPCLSSEWGYDYFRKIKRFFNETGMQVFENDGSYPGNVCASTSHAYHNGLGDSQWKQYAQIQGLYQWMRAEGIYMNVPDFYVNSGTNKTGIGYREVNWSLPRERHLMHGRLNIYDGLWDRIPSMCWTFVPLTQYHGGGAEATLEPLKDHLQDYENHMMQNYGSGVQACYRGPRLYDAPETKALVKEVIGWYKQYREILNSDLIHLRRPSGKDWDGFMHANPELKEKGLAMFFNPTEEDMKRKIKLPLYYTGLRDTAEVRIKEGTVKSYKLARDYSIEVDLTIPANSYTWLVIE, from the coding sequence ATGAGTCACTACCTGAAGTTTAAAATATCATTATCCATAGTATTATTCGTTTTGCTTGTATTTTGCAGCCGAGCGCAGACCATTACAGAATTGCAGGAATTGGATATTACTTCCGGACAGCAGACTTATGCTGCACCAGTGAAAGACCAATCCGTTACTGGGGAAGCTTTATCGGTGGCGGGTGAAAGATTTTCCAAGGGGATAGGGGTGCATTCCCGTTCAGTGATCAAAATCAAATTGAACAATGCTAGACACTTTTCTGCTAAAATAGGCATAAATGATTCGGATATAGATTATGCTGCTGAATCAGTAAAAACTATACCATTGACAGATGGAAAACGAATATTTTACGATGTTACCGAAACCCAAAAACAGTTTTTGGGTGTGGAAGGTGAAGCGGGGAAGGTTGATCAGGGGACGGTGGTCTTTAAGCTTATGCACAATGGCAAAGAAATTTATAACAGTGGATTGGTGAGGGGAGGAGATGTTGCCAAAGAGGTGGATTTGGATGTAAAGGGAGGATTGCTTGAAATGGTAGTAGAAGATGCAGGGGATGGGGAAAGTGGTGATCATGCCGTTTGGATCAATCCCAGCATTGAATATTTTGAAATAGCCCCCATCATTGTTCCTGTGGACTTTGCTGTTGAGAAGATAGAACAGACAAATGAAGTGAGGGAGCATCTGATGAAGCAATTAGCAGAACTTCCCGAGGTTACCATGCCATTGCCTCAGCCTGAATATGATTGGTTAGTGGATCATTCCAAGGCCAATGCAGCGGTTTATCGAAATGAAGATAACCGTATTGTTTTGAGCAATGGGTTGATAGCTAGGGTTTTTGCGTTGAGCCCCAACTTGGCGACGGTAGATTATATCAACCAAATGACAGGGGAGAGCCTGTTACGAGCCGTGTCAAATGAGGGTGTATTGACCATAGATGGTAAGTCCATTGAGATAGGAGGCCTGAGCAAACAAAGGGAATATGGGTATACCCTGATGAAATGGGTGGAAAGTCTGTCCGCAACCAAAAATTCATTCCAAATTCAGGATTTTGAAGTGAAAGCAATTACGGACCGCCTTCAATGGAAACAGGTGCGCTGGGCCATGAACAAAGAGATGCCAGGTGGGAAGGAATTGGTATTTACCCTTGTGAAAGATGCCATAGTGGTGAAGGTGCATTATGCCCTTTATGATGGCATTCCTACCCTTTCCAAATGGATAGAGATGATCAATGAGGGAGAGCTTTTGGTACAGTTGAACAGTTTTAAACTGGAGCAATTGGCCATGGTGGAAGGAGAGAATTTGGTGGATATTCCATCGTATTGGGTGAAGCCGAATATACATATTGAAACGGATTATGCCTTTGGTGCCATGCAGCAGAAGACTTCTGATCAAACAACTTATTGGGAGAAAGACCCGAGATATACCTCGCAGACCAATTATCCCATGAGTGTACCTTGTCTATTGGAGGTAAAACCTCCCTTGGGACCAGATACGGGGATTCCGGTGGGTGGCTCACTGACCACATTTAGGGTTTGGGAAATGCCTATGGATACCCGTGAACAGGAAAGACAGGGCTTGTTCAAAAGAAAGATGTATCGAAGCATTTCTCCATGGACCACTGAAAACCCGATCTTTCTCCATCTTACATCTACTGACCCAGAAGTGGTGAAAACTGCCGTGGACCAATGTGCCGAGGTAGGGTATGAGATGATCATCCTGAGTTTTGGTAGCGGAATGAATATGGAGGATGAGTCTCCTGAAAATTATGCTAAATTCAGGGCGTTGAGAGAATATGCCAATTCCAAGGGAATCGAACTTGGAGGCTATTCCCTGCTTTCCAGCCGTTGGATAAGTGAAGAAGTGGATGTAATCAACCCAAAAACAGGCAAGCGTGGCGGGATGATTTTTGGTTCTTCTCCTTGCCTGAGCAGCGAATGGGGCTATGATTATTTCCGCAAGATCAAAAGGTTCTTTAATGAAACAGGGATGCAGGTTTTTGAGAATGATGGATCCTATCCAGGCAATGTATGCGCATCTACCAGCCATGCCTATCATAACGGGCTAGGTGATTCCCAATGGAAACAGTATGCCCAAATCCAAGGCCTGTACCAATGGATGCGTGCAGAGGGAATTTATATGAATGTGCCGGATTTTTATGTCAATTCGGGTACCAACAAAACCGGAATTGGCTACAGAGAGGTCAATTGGTCACTTCCAAGGGAAAGACACCTGATGCATGGTCGCCTGAATATTTATGATGGACTCTGGGACCGTATACCAAGTATGTGTTGGACTTTTGTACCCCTTACTCAGTATCATGGTGGAGGAGCAGAAGCTACCTTAGAACCTTTGAAAGATCATTTGCAGGATTATGAAAATCATATGATGCAAAATTATGGTTCGGGAGTTCAGGCTTGTTATCGAGGACCGCGACTATACGATGCTCCTGAAACCAAAGCCCTGGTAAAAGAGGTCATTGGTTGGTATAAACAATACCGTGAAATACTCAATAGTGATTTGATCCATTTGCGCCGGCCTTCTGGAAAGGATTGGGATGGTTTTATGCATGCCAACCCTGAATTGAAAGAAAAGGGATTGGCCATGTTTTTCAATCCTACCGAAGAGGATATGAAGCGAAAAATCAAACTCCCACTTTATTATACAGGCTTAAGAGATACTGCTGAGGTGCGCATAAAGGAGGGAACCGTTAAAAGCTATAAGTTGGCCCGGGACTATTCCATTGAGGTAGACCTTACTATTCCAGCCAATTCTTATACTTGGTTGGTTATTGAATGA
- a CDS encoding c-type cytochrome has protein sequence MALVLFSCQSEKKENGMQVAEIEKKEFFVVPGEDEPIDSVLVQRGKVLISYADCYECHREESAGKGPTFFDIARRYPNNQVYFKLLGRKVVSGGSGTWGHPVMRAHPKLELEDAMAMVAYILSLEDK, from the coding sequence ATGGCTCTTGTACTGTTTTCTTGTCAATCGGAAAAGAAGGAGAATGGAATGCAGGTTGCCGAGATCGAGAAAAAGGAGTTTTTTGTGGTGCCAGGTGAAGATGAGCCCATTGATTCGGTTTTGGTGCAAAGGGGAAAAGTGCTGATTTCCTATGCAGACTGCTATGAATGTCATAGAGAGGAAAGTGCAGGTAAGGGGCCTACATTTTTTGATATAGCCAGAAGGTACCCTAATAATCAAGTTTATTTTAAGCTATTGGGTCGGAAGGTGGTCTCAGGTGGGAGTGGCACTTGGGGACATCCTGTAATGCGCGCCCATCCCAAATTGGAATTGGAGGATGCCATGGCCATGGTCGCTTATATCCTCTCCTTAGAAGATAAATAG
- a CDS encoding GreA/GreB family elongation factor, translated as MKPIIKKSDYQTIKNIIISGNTNGFHIDLRQLQEELANCKIVEDNKVPKDVVKIGSEIEVQDMDNAHIIKAKIVLPNQSNLKEGKISLLAPLAVALIGVKKGKEVSWNMPAGIRRLKVLSVK; from the coding sequence ATGAAACCAATCATAAAAAAATCTGATTATCAAACCATTAAAAACATCATCATCTCTGGAAACACCAATGGATTTCACATTGACCTTCGGCAATTACAGGAAGAATTGGCCAATTGTAAAATTGTTGAGGACAACAAAGTCCCCAAAGACGTCGTGAAAATCGGCTCGGAGATAGAGGTGCAGGACATGGACAATGCTCATATTATAAAGGCCAAAATAGTACTTCCCAACCAGTCCAATCTCAAAGAAGGAAAAATATCACTTCTGGCTCCCTTGGCTGTTGCTTTGATAGGCGTAAAAAAAGGGAAGGAAGTTTCCTGGAATATGCCAGCCGGAATTCGCAGGTTGAAAGTGCTATCCGTCAAATAA
- a CDS encoding porin, which translates to MRIFLLIALMLGLNISLRAQEVGKSAKWFDEIHIGGYLQVRYNGLFETNPNLACEQCDENWGRDGGGLSLRRVRFKVKGQISPRVYFYFQPDFAKSVGGSHHVGRLKDAYIDVGLDRKNEFRIRIGQSKVPFGYENMQSSSNRLPLDRNDALNSAVKDERDLGVFFYWATEEKRALIKSLRKAGLSGGDFGLFALGFYNGQTANHPDKNDEFHVVTRFSYPVALGNQVIEPGLQAYSGKYVVTEHSPNIEVKTEGYSDQRAAMSFVLYPRPFGIQAEYNIGRGPEYDRASNTIQVKPLEGGYATFSYYLEKWQQQFYPFLRLQYYDGGKKHELDARSYTVRDTEVGVEWHPLPHFELLVEYAFSNRRYEDFEKPINHQKGGLMRIQAQVKF; encoded by the coding sequence ATGCGGATATTCCTGTTAATTGCCTTAATGCTTGGTTTAAATATTTCACTTCGGGCACAAGAAGTAGGCAAGTCGGCAAAATGGTTTGATGAAATTCACATAGGTGGATATCTACAAGTTCGTTACAATGGCCTGTTTGAAACCAATCCCAATTTAGCTTGTGAACAGTGTGATGAAAATTGGGGCAGAGATGGAGGAGGCCTTTCCTTGAGGCGTGTTCGTTTTAAGGTGAAAGGCCAAATTTCACCCCGAGTTTATTTTTATTTTCAGCCGGACTTTGCCAAGTCAGTAGGGGGATCGCATCATGTGGGCCGTCTGAAAGATGCCTATATTGATGTTGGACTTGACAGAAAGAATGAGTTCCGTATCCGGATTGGGCAGAGCAAAGTGCCCTTTGGCTATGAAAATATGCAATCTAGCAGTAACCGACTACCATTGGACAGGAATGATGCCCTGAATAGTGCAGTAAAAGATGAGCGAGATCTTGGGGTTTTCTTTTATTGGGCGACTGAGGAAAAAAGGGCGTTGATAAAGAGTTTAAGAAAGGCTGGTTTAAGCGGTGGTGACTTTGGCTTATTTGCTTTGGGTTTCTATAATGGACAAACAGCCAATCATCCTGATAAGAACGATGAATTTCATGTAGTGACACGTTTTTCTTATCCGGTAGCATTGGGAAATCAGGTGATTGAGCCGGGCTTGCAGGCCTATTCTGGAAAGTATGTGGTGACAGAGCATAGTCCCAATATTGAAGTCAAAACGGAGGGGTATTCAGATCAACGGGCGGCGATGTCTTTTGTGCTCTACCCTAGGCCTTTTGGCATCCAAGCAGAATATAATATTGGTAGAGGCCCGGAATATGACAGGGCTTCCAATACCATTCAGGTCAAACCACTGGAAGGAGGATATGCTACTTTTTCGTACTATTTGGAGAAATGGCAACAGCAGTTTTATCCTTTCCTTCGTCTGCAATATTATGATGGTGGCAAAAAGCACGAGTTAGATGCCAGGAGTTATACCGTTAGAGATACCGAAGTAGGAGTCGAATGGCATCCATTACCGCATTTTGAACTGTTGGTGGAGTATGCCTTTTCCAATCGCAGGTATGAGGATTTTGAAAAACCAATTAACCACCAGAAAGGTGGTCTTATGCGCATTCAGGCACAAGTGAAATTTTGA
- a CDS encoding phytanoyl-CoA dioxygenase family protein yields the protein MKRIENTNSGKERRKGNRYLITEEEIQSYKDQGYLVLNDVLTEEELCFLDPWFDHFMDGKEQERMGKDFCDMSQPYGTALEDFQLVNAMLPSKYAPALKDNIFSKVAQSIADQLYTEGIAKMDYEQFLGKKPSKSKAEFAMHQDLGYWPKTKNTWTATFSLALTDSALENGCLQVVPGSNKEPELRRHKPISFDLSKENDSRGDAHTLVIESKPSDEIVYLPVKRGSITIHDERIVHGSGGNLAKGWRKTYVMAFRDAQTIKEERAMGFTHSHNDTLDWKEIIGQ from the coding sequence ATGAAAAGAATAGAAAATACGAATTCAGGAAAGGAAAGAAGAAAGGGGAATCGCTACTTGATTACAGAAGAGGAAATCCAAAGCTATAAAGACCAAGGCTATCTGGTCTTGAACGATGTTTTGACGGAGGAAGAACTATGTTTTCTGGACCCATGGTTTGACCATTTTATGGATGGAAAAGAACAGGAACGCATGGGCAAGGATTTTTGTGATATGAGCCAGCCTTATGGCACAGCACTTGAAGATTTTCAGCTGGTCAATGCCATGCTTCCCAGTAAATATGCACCTGCGCTCAAAGACAACATTTTCTCCAAAGTGGCCCAAAGCATCGCCGATCAACTTTACACCGAAGGTATTGCCAAAATGGACTATGAGCAGTTTTTGGGTAAAAAACCATCCAAAAGCAAAGCTGAATTTGCCATGCATCAGGACCTTGGGTATTGGCCAAAAACCAAGAACACATGGACGGCCACCTTTTCATTGGCCCTGACAGATTCAGCATTGGAAAACGGCTGCCTGCAAGTGGTACCTGGCTCCAATAAAGAACCAGAACTAAGGCGGCATAAACCTATATCTTTTGATCTATCCAAAGAAAATGATAGCAGAGGTGATGCCCACACCTTGGTCATAGAAAGCAAGCCTAGTGACGAAATTGTTTATTTGCCCGTAAAGAGAGGAAGTATTACTATCCATGACGAACGGATCGTCCATGGTTCAGGAGGAAACCTGGCCAAAGGTTGGAGGAAGACCTATGTGATGGCTTTCAGGGATGCCCAAACAATCAAAGAAGAAAGAGCCATGGGCTTCACCCATTCCCATAATGACACTTTGGACTGGAAGGAAATTATTGGACAATAA
- a CDS encoding sulfatase: MNLKSRFFSSMIRGAFLILASMVSLTTMAQKKSSKPNILLLLVDDLKPNLGVYGDPVAISPNVDKLANSGMRFDMAYCNQAVCVSSRYNLLLGSRSTSTGLYNFGKEFRDVIPDAVTMPQYFMNAGYHTESMGKVYHVGHGNTNDKASWTVPHWKEKVIEYLDPASTNGKLTREEAFFENTRMYIEDTPKNHELPRGAAWESPDVVDEGYADGRVARHAIDRLRELSKNPEQPFFMAVGFARPHLPFSAPKKYWDMYNPDELPMPEFEEGPDGAPGFAVKRKGEIVQFFPIPTKEDIYEEDLKRKLIHGYYASLSYMDAQLGKVVDELKRLNMDENTIIVLWGDHGWHLGDHGIWTKHTNYEQANHIPLVFVAPGVTKAGSATKQLAETVDIFPTLADLAGLERPEGPQPIDGISLKPSLLDGSKMIKDHAYHAFEMGGNMGEAIRTEQYRMVRWTNLRSGKVVYELYDYFNDPGEKKNIAEDKPEIVEELVAKLKKYPKAKRLP; this comes from the coding sequence ATGAATTTAAAAAGCAGGTTCTTCTCTTCTATGATCAGGGGAGCATTTCTGATTTTAGCTAGCATGGTTTCACTGACGACCATGGCCCAAAAGAAATCATCCAAACCCAATATTCTACTGCTCTTGGTGGATGACCTTAAACCTAATTTAGGTGTTTATGGAGATCCCGTAGCGATCAGTCCCAATGTGGATAAATTGGCCAATAGCGGGATGCGATTTGATATGGCTTATTGTAACCAAGCAGTATGTGTTTCTTCCCGGTACAATTTGCTTTTGGGCTCTAGGTCCACAAGTACTGGGCTGTACAATTTTGGTAAGGAATTTAGGGATGTGATCCCTGATGCGGTCACCATGCCACAATATTTTATGAATGCCGGTTACCACACCGAATCCATGGGCAAGGTTTATCATGTTGGACATGGCAATACCAATGACAAAGCCTCCTGGACTGTGCCTCACTGGAAGGAAAAGGTGATCGAATACTTAGATCCAGCAAGTACCAATGGCAAGCTGACCCGTGAAGAGGCTTTCTTCGAAAATACCAGAATGTATATTGAAGACACGCCAAAGAACCATGAACTGCCAAGAGGAGCAGCTTGGGAAAGCCCTGATGTGGTAGATGAGGGCTATGCTGATGGTCGTGTGGCGAGGCATGCCATTGATCGTTTGAGGGAATTGAGCAAAAATCCTGAGCAGCCATTTTTTATGGCCGTGGGTTTTGCGAGACCACATTTGCCTTTTAGTGCCCCGAAGAAATATTGGGATATGTATAATCCAGATGAACTTCCTATGCCGGAATTTGAAGAAGGACCGGATGGAGCACCAGGTTTTGCAGTAAAACGAAAAGGTGAAATCGTACAGTTTTTCCCTATTCCAACAAAAGAAGATATTTATGAAGAGGATCTAAAACGCAAGTTGATCCATGGTTATTATGCCAGTCTGAGTTATATGGATGCCCAATTGGGAAAAGTGGTAGATGAATTGAAGCGTTTGAATATGGATGAAAATACCATTATTGTACTTTGGGGCGACCATGGGTGGCATTTGGGTGACCATGGTATTTGGACCAAACACACCAATTATGAACAAGCCAATCATATTCCTTTGGTTTTTGTGGCACCAGGCGTTACCAAGGCAGGAAGCGCCACCAAACAGTTGGCGGAGACTGTGGATATTTTTCCTACATTGGCAGATTTGGCAGGACTGGAGAGGCCAGAAGGACCTCAGCCAATCGATGGTATCAGTTTGAAGCCAAGCTTACTGGATGGATCTAAAATGATAAAGGACCATGCTTATCATGCCTTTGAAATGGGAGGAAATATGGGGGAAGCTATCAGGACCGAGCAATATAGGATGGTGAGATGGACGAACCTGAGAAGTGGAAAAGTGGTTTATGAGCTATATGATTATTTTAATGATCCAGGGGAAAAGAAAAACATAGCTGAAGACAAACCTGAAATTGTAGAGGAATTGGTAGCGAAACTGAAAAAATATCCAAAGGCAAAGAGACTTCCCTAA
- a CDS encoding AraC family transcriptional regulator, translating into MKISIEKINTLAHQSFFVKEVNKPYFTAPLHFHPEFEILFILEGYGSRYVGDCIEAFGPEDLVLLGPNIPHLWQCDQEFYHGDLQLRSRAICIQFNLDFLGADFLVIPEMAKIQQLLQQANRGIRFIGGGQKVLKERILELVDMEGMGRVTALLMLLESMASAERIYLSSPDYSPEMHHEKDSDKMDLVFNYVMKHFKEKITLAGVSSLVHMSPEYFCKYFKVKTNKNFSEFLNEVRIGHACKLLMKSDLNISEICYESGFNHLSNFNRQFKKIKKMPPRDYQKQFWKLNERGFS; encoded by the coding sequence ATGAAGATTTCGATTGAAAAGATAAACACCCTGGCTCACCAATCCTTTTTTGTCAAGGAAGTCAATAAACCTTATTTTACTGCACCCTTACATTTTCATCCTGAATTTGAGATATTATTCATCTTGGAAGGTTATGGAAGTAGATATGTAGGAGACTGCATAGAGGCTTTTGGTCCGGAGGATTTGGTGCTGCTTGGACCAAATATCCCTCATTTATGGCAATGTGATCAGGAGTTTTACCATGGAGATCTTCAGCTTAGATCCCGGGCTATTTGTATACAATTTAACCTGGATTTTTTAGGTGCAGATTTTCTAGTGATCCCTGAGATGGCTAAAATCCAACAGCTGCTTCAGCAAGCAAACAGAGGAATCAGGTTCATTGGCGGAGGGCAAAAAGTGCTTAAAGAGAGAATATTGGAACTGGTGGATATGGAAGGGATGGGACGAGTTACCGCTTTGTTGATGTTATTGGAATCCATGGCTTCTGCAGAACGTATATATTTGAGTTCTCCGGATTATAGTCCAGAAATGCATCATGAAAAGGACTCAGATAAGATGGACTTGGTGTTTAATTATGTCATGAAACATTTTAAGGAAAAGATTACCTTGGCCGGTGTGTCTTCACTGGTCCATATGAGTCCTGAATATTTTTGCAAGTATTTTAAGGTGAAGACCAATAAGAATTTTTCTGAGTTTTTGAACGAAGTGCGTATTGGACATGCTTGTAAGCTGTTGATGAAATCGGATTTAAACATCTCCGAAATATGTTATGAATCGGGTTTCAATCATCTATCGAATTTTAACAGGCAGTTCAAGAAAATAAAAAAAATGCCTCCCAGAGACTATCAGAAACAGTTTTGGAAGTTGAATGAAAGGGGCTTTTCATAG
- a CDS encoding alpha/beta fold hydrolase, with amino-acid sequence MLRKISILFFIFMTLGKINAQEQLGLNYESKFVKLGEIRTHYLDFGGEGLAVILVHSEAWSAYAFQDFGPLLTDNNRVFAITRPGYGDSGMGHYDVESQGDYLIAFADALNIDRAVFIGNASVTAELTYLAENYPQRLAGIVYLTGLAVPWLEENQNDPHHAYEMFLRASPTANTAKTDIVAISKVRGVYRPEHYTDDSVRIEVPALAIVSKNGMQGSEKGLGALVYVGSPLMEEVRKQIPPSRTREMLDRLADDPAFRHEVLSNIQDALARQYFLDLATDSAQQNIIYQYHMEKVYPAMIEAQEKIKRAFGEYMKLEKIDVNQIVGYEYRDSPELILQPVKGFLDQLSKTKQ; translated from the coding sequence ATGTTACGGAAAATATCAATATTGTTTTTCATTTTCATGACCTTGGGCAAGATCAATGCTCAGGAACAGCTTGGACTGAATTATGAAAGCAAATTCGTCAAGCTTGGTGAAATCAGGACGCATTATTTAGATTTTGGAGGAGAAGGTTTGGCGGTGATTTTGGTGCATTCAGAAGCATGGAGCGCTTATGCATTCCAAGACTTTGGACCGCTGCTGACTGATAACAACAGGGTCTTTGCCATTACAAGACCAGGCTATGGTGATTCTGGTATGGGGCATTATGATGTAGAAAGTCAAGGAGATTATTTGATCGCATTTGCTGATGCCCTGAATATTGATCGGGCGGTGTTTATCGGAAATGCTTCCGTCACCGCTGAGCTGACGTATTTGGCGGAAAATTACCCCCAAAGACTCGCAGGTATAGTCTATTTAACTGGTTTGGCAGTGCCATGGCTGGAAGAAAACCAGAATGATCCCCATCATGCCTATGAGATGTTTTTGAGAGCAAGTCCAACGGCCAATACAGCAAAGACGGATATTGTTGCGATTAGTAAAGTAAGGGGAGTATATCGTCCCGAGCATTATACAGATGATTCCGTGCGTATCGAGGTGCCGGCTTTGGCCATCGTTTCCAAAAACGGCATGCAGGGATCTGAAAAGGGACTCGGAGCATTGGTATATGTTGGTTCGCCTCTTATGGAGGAGGTTCGAAAGCAAATTCCTCCTTCCCGCACCAGAGAAATGTTGGATCGATTAGCTGATGATCCTGCATTCAGACATGAGGTGCTCAGTAATATTCAAGATGCTCTTGCCAGGCAATATTTTCTGGATTTGGCCACGGACAGTGCCCAACAAAATATAATATATCAGTATCATATGGAAAAGGTTTATCCAGCAATGATTGAAGCCCAGGAAAAGATCAAAAGGGCCTTTGGGGAGTACATGAAACTGGAAAAAATAGATGTAAATCAAATTGTGGGTTATGAATATAGGGACTCGCCAGAACTTATCTTACAGCCTGTTAAGGGGTTTCTTGATCAATTAAGTAAAACTAAACAATAG
- a CDS encoding sulfatase family protein, translating to MKKMLLPLGLLFIIGLWSYVQKDRSKPVTQPNILFAIMDDVTYKHMGAYGCDWVNTPNFDRIAAEGILFNNAYTPNAKCAPSRSNILTGRNSWQLEEAANHWSYFPTKFKTFAEVLDEHDYHVGYTGKGWAPGKAKNKDGSARNLLVNNYSQIKTTPPTPQISNVDYAANFKAFLDDNREGEPFFFWYGGLEPHRGYAYGSGIAKGGKSLVELKDEEIFGFWPVKDSVKTDLLDYAFEIEYFDKQLGKMIAELEARGELDNTIVVVTADNGMPFPRVKGQEYEYSNHLPLAICWGNGISTKGRKIDDFISFIDFAPTFLELAGIKEKDSGMQPITGSSFTDILSSEEPNMVDSKRNHVLIGKERHDVGRPDDQGYPIRGIVQENFLYLKNFEPVRWPAGNPETGYLNTDGSPTKTVCINSIYKESTFDYWAWSFGKRPAEELYNIKEDPDCLNNLAFSGQFEKVKEKLKKSLFKKLKDQGDPRMFGNGAVFDHYQYADQSGADFYSRYMKGEKLKAGWVNESDFQDIRKVKTYKEANP from the coding sequence ATGAAAAAAATGCTTCTTCCATTGGGCTTGCTGTTTATTATTGGTCTTTGGAGCTATGTCCAAAAGGATCGGAGCAAGCCAGTAACCCAACCCAATATATTATTTGCCATCATGGATGATGTTACTTATAAGCATATGGGTGCATATGGCTGTGACTGGGTGAATACCCCCAATTTTGATCGGATAGCCGCAGAGGGAATACTTTTCAATAATGCCTATACTCCCAATGCAAAATGTGCCCCTTCCCGGTCCAATATCCTGACGGGCAGGAATTCCTGGCAATTGGAAGAAGCTGCCAACCACTGGTCGTATTTTCCCACTAAGTTTAAAACCTTTGCAGAAGTCTTAGATGAACATGATTACCATGTAGGCTATACAGGAAAGGGCTGGGCACCAGGCAAGGCAAAAAACAAAGATGGGAGTGCAAGGAACCTTTTGGTCAACAATTACAGCCAAATCAAGACAACCCCACCGACTCCTCAAATCAGTAATGTAGATTATGCAGCCAATTTTAAGGCCTTTTTAGATGATAATCGTGAGGGGGAGCCATTCTTTTTTTGGTATGGTGGTTTGGAACCTCATAGAGGCTATGCCTATGGATCAGGAATTGCCAAGGGAGGTAAATCGCTTGTTGAGCTTAAGGATGAGGAGATCTTTGGTTTTTGGCCCGTTAAGGATTCAGTGAAGACAGATTTGCTGGATTATGCTTTTGAGATAGAATATTTCGATAAACAGTTGGGCAAGATGATAGCAGAGCTTGAAGCAAGAGGTGAACTCGACAATACCATCGTAGTAGTGACTGCAGATAATGGAATGCCTTTTCCAAGAGTGAAAGGGCAGGAATACGAGTATAGCAATCACCTTCCTTTGGCGATCTGCTGGGGAAATGGAATTTCAACTAAAGGGCGAAAAATAGACGACTTTATCAGCTTTATTGACTTTGCACCTACATTTTTGGAATTGGCAGGAATAAAGGAAAAGGACAGTGGCATGCAGCCTATTACCGGAAGTAGTTTTACGGATATTTTGTCTTCTGAGGAGCCAAATATGGTTGATTCAAAAAGAAACCATGTTTTAATAGGGAAGGAAAGGCATGATGTAGGCAGGCCTGATGATCAGGGCTATCCCATTAGGGGGATTGTCCAAGAAAATTTCCTTTACCTGAAGAATTTTGAGCCAGTTAGATGGCCGGCAGGGAATCCTGAAACTGGATATTTGAATACAGACGGTAGCCCTACCAAAACAGTATGTATCAATTCCATTTATAAAGAGAGTACATTTGATTATTGGGCATGGTCGTTTGGAAAACGCCCGGCTGAAGAACTCTATAATATCAAAGAAGATCCGGATTGTCTGAATAATTTAGCGTTTAGCGGTCAATTTGAGAAAGTAAAGGAAAAGCTGAAAAAGAGCCTGTTCAAGAAGTTAAAAGACCAAGGAGATCCCAGAATGTTTGGCAATGGAGCTGTTTTTGATCATTACCAATATGCGGATCAAAGTGGGGCAGACTTTTATTCAAGGTATATGAAAGGGGAGAAATTAAAGGCCGGTTGGGTGAATGAAAGTGATTTTCAGGATATAAGGAAGGTCAAAACTTATAAAGAAGCAAATCCTTGA